The Candidatus Hydrogenedentota bacterium genome has a segment encoding these proteins:
- a CDS encoding ArsB/NhaD family transporter, which yields MTLALSLAIFAVTYGLIVSEKVDRTAAAILGATAMVMLHLIPHSVALEHVDLDVMFLLTGMMIVVGILSETGLFEWVAIFIARRAQGNALIILIGLLTATAVLSAFLDNVTTVVLIAPITILLTQILDIPTIPFLVLQALFSNIGGTATLIGDPPNILIASKSGLNFNQFIFHLLPAVLLVMWTVLIFIAFTQKNLLRTTPAARLRIMQAHPELAITDPVRLKRGLAVFALIIFGFCVGHYFHIEPGIVALAGGFLMLVVCGAGIHGAMEKVEWETIFFLIGLFILVGTLEHVGVFAILGDVMFRTIGHNLPLLAVSILWISGVLSAVFGNIPVVIAFLPLVKAIIPAYFAPLGGVENADPLLVSSVADPLWWSLALGSCLGGNGTLFGAAANVVVAQIAKKNGYHISFLTYLRYGLPVTIASLCICTVYVYLRYFAFVRFS from the coding sequence ATGACTCTTGCGCTTTCACTTGCCATATTTGCCGTAACCTACGGGCTCATTGTCAGCGAAAAGGTGGACCGGACCGCCGCCGCAATACTGGGCGCGACCGCAATGGTCATGCTCCACCTGATTCCGCATTCTGTCGCGCTGGAACATGTGGACTTGGACGTCATGTTCCTCCTCACAGGGATGATGATTGTGGTGGGGATTCTTTCTGAAACGGGCCTTTTTGAGTGGGTGGCCATCTTCATCGCCCGCCGCGCCCAGGGCAACGCGTTGATCATCCTGATAGGACTTCTCACGGCAACCGCCGTGCTGTCCGCGTTTCTTGACAATGTGACCACGGTGGTGCTCATCGCGCCCATCACCATCCTGCTCACCCAGATTCTGGACATTCCCACCATACCGTTCCTGGTGCTTCAGGCGCTCTTTTCAAACATCGGCGGCACGGCCACCCTCATCGGCGACCCGCCCAACATCCTCATCGCCTCGAAGTCCGGGCTGAATTTCAACCAGTTCATCTTTCACCTGCTGCCGGCGGTGCTGCTGGTCATGTGGACCGTGCTGATTTTTATCGCGTTTACCCAGAAAAATCTTTTGCGGACCACGCCCGCTGCCCGGCTTCGCATCATGCAGGCGCACCCCGAACTGGCCATCACCGACCCCGTCCGGCTCAAGCGGGGCCTGGCCGTGTTCGCCCTGATCATCTTCGGATTTTGCGTGGGGCATTATTTCCACATAGAACCCGGAATTGTGGCGCTGGCGGGCGGTTTTCTGATGCTCGTTGTCTGCGGCGCGGGAATACACGGCGCGATGGAGAAAGTGGAGTGGGAGACCATTTTTTTCCTGATAGGCCTTTTCATTCTGGTGGGCACCCTGGAGCATGTCGGCGTTTTTGCGATCCTCGGCGACGTCATGTTCAGGACCATAGGCCACAATCTGCCCCTGCTTGCCGTCTCCATTCTCTGGATTAGCGGCGTTTTGTCCGCAGTGTTTGGCAACATCCCGGTGGTGATAGCGTTTCTCCCGCTTGTAAAAGCCATTATCCCGGCGTATTTTGCACCGCTTGGCGGCGTGGAGAATGCCGATCCGCTTCTTGTTTCCTCGGTGGCCGACCCGCTTTGGTGGTCTTTGGCGCTGGGCTCCTGCCTGGGCGGCAACGGCACGCTGTTCGGGGCCGCCGCCAATGTGGTGGTGGCCCAGATCGCCAAGAAAAATGGCTACCACATCAGTTTCCTGACCTACTTGCGGTACGGTCTCCCCGTAACCATCGCAAGCCTTTGCATTTGCACGGTTTATGTTTATCTGCGGTATTTTGCCTTCGTGCGGTTTTCCTGA